CATTTCTGACTGTCTAGAGTTACGTGTACCTGGGGACCAGCGACGGGCCCCGCGGAAGCCGCGCCACTGCTTACCGAGGTATGCCGCCGGAGGGTGGACTTGTCGGTGAATGTCCGCCCGCACGCGTTGCACATGAATGGCTTCTCCCCCGTGTGGATGCGATGGTGACGCTGGAGAGCGTTGAGCTGGGTGAACTGCTTCCCACACTGGTCACAGCAATAAGGACGTTCCCCTGagatgggaagggaagaaagccaCTGGTTGGTCTCCCCAGCCTACTGTGCTGAGTTCTGAAACGCTCTGCAGTCATGCTGCTGGGGCCCACTGGCAAGCAGCAGCAGGGAGGCTACGCTGGGAATGACTCGAGAGTCAACTGACAGGTACAAATCTATCCCTCTAATACCAGGATTTATGGTCTCCACCCAAAAAGTGCCAAAGCCAAAAGCTGCTACTACATCTACAGAAGTTCACCTGTTTTCCGCAGTAACGGAATATAAAATTCCAAGTCCCGTAATAactggatttgtgtgtgtgtgtacacgaaTATGTATAGACCATTACCCTGACTTCTaatctgaaaatgttaaaaatgtccaTATATCCACATCCAAACACTCATACCTTTCCAGTTTGTCAGGGCCAGAAACTAGaaactcagaaatttaaaaatgctattatgaCACACAAAACAACGCTAAATTCCAAACAGTTTTCTAGTAAATCAAAAACTTTTGGGACATTATCCTTGCCACACTGAACTCCCTTCCCTGACGACACGCCAGCCATACCTGTATGGACTTTAATGTGCTGGTAGAGCGAATTCCGCTGGGCAAAAGTCCTGAAACAAACTTCACATTTAAAGGGTTTGGATCCAGTATGGATTCTATTGTGATGTTTTAAATACTCCTTAGAAGCAAAACTCTTGCCACATGTTTCACACATAAAAGGTCTTTCACCTACACGAAAAGATGAGACGGAAAGTTAGAAACGATACAGGCACCAGAACACCTGACAAGCTGGCCCACACTCTAGAACACACGTGAACTCAGAAGCACCGTGCTGGGCAGCACGTGACAGCTTCTAGTTCAAACTGTCCTAAAACATCTATTCGTGTAAGATGCCTGCTACTTCCTCAAAGTTCAGGTAAAATGGCCTTGGGAATCCCAAAAAGGGTTCCACTAGCCTAGAATTAGATCATTCAGTCAGCCCACATTTTGGAAACTTAGTCATTCCAAACAAGAAATTAACCTTACAACCTGTTTGGGGGAATTGTTGGATTTTTCAAAGCAGCACTCATGTGGCACTTTATCGGGGCAAAAGCCCCTTGAGAGGAGAGGAAGTTTTTACTTGGACACGTATGCACTGCTGCTCTGGGGCAGCAACTCCAATCAACCTGGGCTGGGTTGCAGAATAGGAGAAAAATGTTCCCACTTCATGTTGTATAGTTTGAGTCTTTTAATCCCACAAATCAGACTCATCCGATTATTAGGTGTACCCCTGACTTtacaaacatcaaaataaaaatactggcgTTAACAGAACCTGAGTACATTAATATTTTCATCAAATGACTGGTTCTCGCTTAATGCTTCGGTGTGACCTGACCTCACCTCCACCCCCAATCTTCCATTAGGCACCAATTCTCATTTTAGAGTCTCAGTAATTCCCATCATTAAATGCCTCAGCTCTGCCTCGCCTGCATTTGAACTTGAGGCTCACATGGCAGTGTttagagataaaaattttaaaatgcaagcaAGAAAGAACTGGGTTAGTATGATAATAGCAGTGTACAACAGTTAGATTCTGTATCCTATACAAGGTTCTGAACCTCAGCATCGCTGTGCTGAATTTGAATAAAGTAAACTTAAATTTTCTCCCTCACGTAATAAAATCACATcgcaaaattttgaaaaatagaaatgagataATCCCACCACCTCAAACATTATATACCAATTTATTTTCATCCAGTCTTTTATGTGCAGGTTTTCAATGTAGCTGGGATTAGCTGTCTGCATAATTGTGCATTTTCCAGTCCACATCCAAGCATAGGTGTTTTTCCTAACATTCAGAGCCCTGGGAGTGGCCCCATCGGGCGCCGGGAAGGGATGGATTTACCAGTTTACTGAACCACTTCCTTGTGGTTGGACAATCAGGCTGTTTCAACGCTCTGTTATTAGGGAGAGCAAGAAGGGGGATGACAGCCTATAGCTTTTCCCATATTTTGAACAACTTCTTTAAGGCAGATTCCTGGAAATGGAATCTGGGGCTAGAACAGAGGAGCTGTTTCACACCTCTGGATACGTCAGACTCGCATGCCGGCTCCCAGCGCCCAGTGTGCACAGGCCTCCGCCACGAGCACGCCAGCACCGGAGCCCCGGGCATGTGTGAGCTGGTCGTTCTTGCTCACTTATGAGATGGAAAAGCTATATCACGGCCTTAGCCTGCACCACTTTGGTAGATGCCAACTTCTATATTAAATGGCAGTTTCTTCTATAGCTAGAAAGACATTCAAGCACAACAGCATTGAGTATTTACCTGTGTGACACCTTTTATGATAAATCAGCATGTGGTTCTGAGTGAATCTTGCACCACATTCATCACAGACAAAAGGTTTTTCCCCTGTATGAATTCTGAAAGTACAACATTCAGATGATAACTTAGGATGTATCTCAAAGCTCACTTTGCAATACAATTTCCACGCTAGCCTGCAAAGACGGTTATTCCAAGAGACCGAATGGGAACGGCTGAAGTGGAAATACACAGGCCCACGACCTCCATCCCCAAGTCCATTTCCGCGGGaggcgggccgggcggggggcgctGCACGGCCCCGGCCAGCAGACACTCGCCTTTGCTCGCTCTCTTCACCACTGAATAGTACCGTGCAGTATTTACAAAGCTTCCTCATCAGAGTGATCGACCACAGACAGCCTGGGGACTACGGCTGACCAAGCACCGTGTGATCAAAAACATTACCGTCAATTCCTAAGACGATGTGACCAGTCCAGAAAGAACGGTTTCAAAATGCTGAGGAAAGCTGGTTTCTGAGGAGCGTGCACCAGCATTTGAGTTTCACAACCAGTACGAAGCAGCCATCAACCACGACTCACTGCGCACTTCCTACGCCAAGGTTTTAACTGATCACAGAGTAAAAATCAATGAACGCCAGGCTACCACCCCAAAGACGCCCCAGCCTGACGGCAGGTCTATAATACAGGAGAAACTGCTTGTCTGGATTTCAAGCATGAACAGTCAGCACTGGAAGGAAACCTATTTAAAAACTGGTGTACCCCACCTACAGTTCAAAAATTATGAACAGAAAACACTGTCCTGATTCTGGAGGTTAGACTAACCAGTGGCACTTTCCAAGCCCCGAGAACGAACACCTACGACCAGAGGAGTGTCCTAAAGCCCTAAACGTCCTCTCACGGAGGTCTTTAATGGGACCGTGGGACCCAGCTGGTCACAGGCCCAAGTTCTCAATGAAGAGTCAGGAAAACAACAATGATGGTCATTAGCCCGAACGGCCCTCAAGCATAAGCATGGCGGGCACCGTAAGCTCCAGAGGCTACTCTGGGATCGGGAGAGACTGGCCTGCAGTGGCCGTGCGACAAGACAGGCGGGGCCTGGGTTCTGTGTCCAGGCTTCTGCGCTGGCACTGGGCACAGGGTGAGGGGGACGGCCATCAGCCTGGGGCCTGTAGGAAGGCCGAGTGGAGAAGAGAATTCACAGACGTCCCAAAGCAGCTCCGCCCCCCATTTCTAGAGGGCACAAATTACGAAGTGGAACGTCTGCAGACACAGCCACGCGGGTCAAACCCTAGAACGACCTCCATCTCTccgcacccccagccccagcacacaAACAGGCCGCACGGCGGGCAAAGAGCACCCTCGCAGCGGCTCCGGCCCGGCGGCCGCGGCCCTACCTCATGTGGGTCTTCAGCGCCGAGGGCTGCGAGAACTTGGCCTCGCACTCGGTGCAGCCGTACGGCTTGTGGCCCGTGTGCGTCCGCTCGTGCAGCCGCAGCGCCGTCTTGGAGCTCAGGCCCTTGCCGCACTGCTGGCACTGGTGCCGCTCGCCGCCGCCCTCATGCACCTGCACCACGTGCCGCTTGACGTCCTTCTTCCTCTTGAACTTCTTGCCGCACAGCTCGCACGGGAAGTGGCGCTCGCTGCTGTGCACGTGGCGCTGGTGGCTCTTGAGGTTGCAGCGGTTGGCAAAGGTCTGGCCGCACGTGTCGCAGCGATGCACCACCTCGGTGGCCACCCCGTGGTGGTGCCGGATGTGCTTCAGGAAGCTCTTCTCGTACAGAAAGGCTTTTTCACAGATAGTGCACTTGAAGTTGCTCTTCCTCTTCTCGCCCTCCTCGTCCTCGTCGTCGTCGTCCTCCCCCTCCCCGCGGCCTGCGTCCTCCCTGCCGCCTGCTTTCGGCAGCACCTGtgctgcctccacccccacccccacgccgcACTCCTCACGTTTCGGGACGGGCTCCATCTCTGCTCCTATGGCCTCCGGGTCGGGGTCCTGGGGGCCGCGGGCATCCCCCATGTCGTCCTCCGCACTTTTCTGCTGCTCCCGCAGCCTTCTCGTGTATTTCTTTTTAGGGATTTCCACAAACACCTTTCTTCCAGCCAGCCTTCCGCTGGCCCTTCTGATTTTCGGGTAGGGAGGCTTGACTGCATCTTTTTTCTTGTCTGGCTTCTCCTTGGACTTCCTCGGGGGCACATCTGGCAACACGCCATTGCTGATTGTCTCCACTAGGGGATCTGAGGAATCCCCGAGGCCGTTAGGGAGAGGACTGTCCCCGGGGGGACTTGCCCTGGGGTCGGGAGCAACAGCAGCTTGGGAGCCactgctcccttctgcctcctgagactcagagaagttctGCAACTCCAGAAGTACAGACTCTAACATCTGTTTCTTCAACTGAAAACAAGTTTCCGATAAGTCCAGACATTTTAGTTTCTCAGCCATTTCCAGCATTCGCTGCACCCGATCTTCTTCTACCTGTACCTTTGCAGTGTACACAAATTCGAGAAACGAGGCAAAGTCAACAACTTGCACTTCATTTAGGTAGACGTTAGTCCTCGTACCATCCACAGTCTTCTCATTAAGGAACATCTCCTTAAAGAACTTgctggtggctgccagcaccGCCTTATGAGCCATGAACTCTTCGCGGACGCCCTGGTACTCCACACTGACAGTCACATCACACAGGTGACCGAGAAGGCGTAGCTGATGCATTTCATGCAGAAGGTTGAACGGTGAGGATTTGGATTCCAGCAGAACTGCGCCACTTTCcatgtttcttctttctaataacagctctgaaaacagaaacaagaatTATTCAAGCCTGAGCAAACACTGAAGTGAAAGGATTAAAAATTAGGATTATTTCAGTTCTCTAGAGGATATAAACTGATTAACAGCCAAAACGTAGCTTTCCTCAGCTAAAGATATAAATCACACCACTTCTTAGAGGGTTCTAAAGTGAAGTCCTAATGCCCCCTCTATAGATAAtgtttgcacacacacaaaaaatattacTAGGGTTTCTCCCAATGATAAACATAATTGACCAAAGTGACGCTTAATGAAATATAGTACAGCAGTAATTGCTTATCTAGGTCATTTTCTAACTTGCTTACAGACACAGACCTCAAAACCGTAACAGAACTTATAGCAACAATAATCTCTAGCTCTTTGACCAGGaaaccaaataattaaaataaaacacgtGTCCACCAAACCTTAGAGAATCATGTCTGCCTTTGAAAACAAccaacttggggtgcctgggtggctcagtaggttgactgccttcggctcaggtcatgatcccagggtcctggaatcgagtcccgcatcgggctccctgctcagccgggagcctgcttctccctctccctctgcccctccccgtgctctctctctctcataaagaaataaaataaaatatgataaaataagataaaataaaataagaaagaaagaaaacaaccaacttgggacgcctgggtggctcagtcggttaggtgtctgccttcggctcaggtcatgatcccagggtcctgggatcgagtcccactcagcagggagcctgcttctccctctgcctgccgctctccctgcttgtgcgcacgcgctctctctctctctctctctgacaataaataaaattttttttaaaaaaggaaaaaagaaatgaaaacaaccaactaaataaataactacTTTCCATGAGGAAAACTTCATAAAAAAGTAGTCCACAATCCACGGCCATTTCCAGCACCCCTAAACACCTCATAAGTGAATTACCGCTACTCTATGAGAATAATTTCACGAGCTGTGCTACCTTGAGCAAGtaacttaatttctctgaaccaGAGTCTGCTCCTTTGTAGAAAACTGCCAGAGCCCACGAGGCTCCAGTGAGTACAAACATGCCAAGTGCTTACAGCCTCACCTGAGGCTTGTAAGCTACTTGCTACTGGCTTCCCATACACCAGAACTAGGTGCCACTGTCGCTAttaccatccccatttcacagaagaggaactAACAAGGTAACAGTAAGTGGTCGGGCTGGCACTTGAGCCTGGGCCTGGTGGGACTCTGGACTCACACTGAAACTGCTCAGCATGCCCCTCACCTCAGCAGTGCCAAATGCAAAGAGCTGCTTTTCCTCCCTAGATCTTTCCACGGCTGTGGACACTGCAGACTGCACTCCCCACACCAAGGTCTCCTCCCCCTGGCTTCCACGGCACCCCACACCAGCATGGGTCACTTCTGCTTTAATGGAGCTACTCTTTCCTCAGACTCCCTGACTAGGTACTTTCTCAAGATGCACCCAACCTTATGCTCTAGAATCTACCTCCCTTTTCACAGTACGTTTTAGTTCCTAAATCTCCACCACCCGTCCAAAGTACCTGTCCTCCTTCTATCCCCCTTCAGCCAGATCTTAGATGTTGCCTCCGATTCAACATGTCTAGGGCAGAACTTGTCTTCATCTTCCCTGGAAAACGAGCCTCACCTCTACCCAGTTCTCCAGTCCCACCAGTGATACTGTTTCCAGTACCTGGGGCTACAGCTGGCTTCCTACAACCACCAGGCCACCCCCAAACATGAAAAAAGACTGTCCTCTGAGAGTTCAACTGTAACAAGAACATCCAGGAGACCTGAGCAGTCACCGGAAGAAGCCTCCACAGTCAACTGAAAACACCCACCAAGCTCAGATGGgtgaggcgggggaggggcggtaCACTACGCCAAGGACTGTCACTGATTCCAGCCCCAGCCTCGGAGAAATGGCTGCAGAGGGCTTGCTCAACCTGCTGTCCATCCTCACCAGCAGCCCTCCACTTCCCCAAACCTCTGCCAACCGGGCCCTTAAGCAGACGTGCGAACCTACAGGCGGCCTGACAGCGATTTCTGAGTCAATCAATAAAGTGGTTTCTGAGCATGATTTCCCATCCTGTCTGAGCACAGGAAGGGAAGGCAGTGATCATGGCGACAAGAATCCTCTGGCCTGGGTGACAGCTGCATCTCCCACTGTAATTGGCTGGCGCTCGGCCGCACCTCCGTCCCAGAGCATCTCCCTCCCGCCGGCCGTTCTCCGCCGCTCCTCCGCACTAAGGAGGGTGCGGCGCTCCCGCCCGGCCGCGTCCGGGTCCGCATCGCGCTCCGACGGCGCACGCCCCCGCCCCCTCGGCCCCTCTGACCCGCACACTTTAGCGGGACACACGCCCCTCTGCAAACGGATCCGGTGCCTGCTGGGCCGCGGGCATCCACGGCGCCCGCGTGATCGGGCCTGGACCTCCGACCCCGGGCCGCCCCCGACTCCTGCGCCCCCAAGGCCCGCCGCTTCTCCTCAAGGGCACGCGCGGCCGGCCCGCTCACCACGCCCAGACAAGTCGGGAGGCAGCGGCTGCGGCGAGAAGCCCGGACGGCCCGCGGGCCACACACTCACCTCCCAGCCGGCGTCGCCGCCGCCACCGCTACCGCGCGTCCACCGGACGAGGCCCCCGGGGACCGACGGCCGGCTGGGCGGAGCGGAACAACAGCGCGGGCGCCGCCGATTGGCCGCCGCGgggcccaccccgcccccagacggccccgccccctcccgtggctgggggtgggggctgcgcGCGCACGTCCGACTGCAGCGACCGTGCGGACAGGGTTACGTGATTCGACGTACGCTCGGGGCCCGAGTCCGCGCAGGATTGCGTCACCAGCCGCGAGTCAAGGTCTGCGCCTGCGCAGAAGACCGCGAAGGCGGCTCCGCGTCTGTTCTTGGCGCGGCGGGGGGCGGAGCCGGGCCAGCCCCAGAAGGTCacgtgggcgggggaggggtgcgTGGTCACATTTGGGTCCGTCTCGGTCTATCGCCCGTGGCGCCTGTAGTCCGTGTGCTACGCGCAGTTCCGGGCGGTGTCCGCCACTCGGAGAAGGGGAGGGTCTACGACGCCGGCCGGCACCGGGAAGGAGCGGGCGTCCCGCGGGCGTCCTGGGACTGGCCGGTGGCGGACAAAGCGCTTCCACGTGCTGCAGGACGGGGTTGGCGTGGGGCGGGTGCTCGGCGGGCATTCTTCCCGCAGGGTCGCCGCCTGGTTCGGCCCCGGCCCAGGAGCGCCGAGATCACACCTCACACCTTGCTTCAGCGTGCGGTTTGGTGTCCCGGGAGTCTGCAGCCACGCACGTGGTTTCAGCGGTCATTACGGAGCTTCCCAAAGACCCAGCCTCCCTTCGGTGGAAAGAATTCATGCTCCGTCTTTGAATCCTTCAGCCCAAAACCTTGCTGCTTCCACACATCCTTGTGCACTCTTAATCAAAATCCCGCTTTGGAAGACTGACTTAAACTAACACTTCTCGGTTAACCCGGCCCCTGGCTTCCCGCTGCGAGCCACCGCTAAAGCTGTGCGAGATCCTGTTCCTCAGCGGCCAGCCTTGCACTGGGCGGCGTCTTACCTACGCAGTGTGTCGGTAACGTGTAGGACTATAAAACGCAGATTAAAAAGACGCTTAATTCTTCCTGTTGAAAatatttccctctcctttttgaGCATATAGTTTAGAAAGGTGATCACTGTAAGTATTCTGTCTTTGAAATGTACCTAATTGCTTTTGAAGATTAGCTAGGCCCTGGGTCAGCTTTACGACCTAGAACCTAGAAAAACCTTGCTCAAGGGCTCCCGGAGCCATCTGTTTGCAGTGTAAACATCCAGAGAGAAAGCGCCCAATCTCCCAGTTTCCTAGGAGACTAACTTTAATGGGCGCCTTGTTCCAAAGTTGCACAACTAACTCCTGTCATAAAGGTATGAGAAGTGTGTTTTTACTCTGGATAAACCAAATAGATGACCTAGATAGTCATCCCACTTACTAGGTAGAGAGGATGAACTATGTGTGATCAGTGGTACTGTCTAGTCCTCTTACTGGAGGACTAGTTATTACTGTTTACATTGAGACAGATTGTACCCGGTTAGCTAACACCGAAAGGgtgagatttctttctgtctttgtcaTTTGCCTGTAATGCACATCACATTCTGGTGTAAGGCTTATCTGATAATACAAGTGTTTTCTTTACTACCTTTATATTGGggagaagattttattttcaactttatcccctcagggtgcctgggtggctcagtcgttaggcctctgccttcagctggggtcgtggtcccggggtcctgggatcgagccccgcatcaggctccctgctcggcaggaggcctgcttctccctctcccactccccctgcttctgttccctctctagctgtgtctctctctgtcaaataaagaaataaaatctttttaaaaaaaaaaaataaataaattttatctccTCAACAGGAG
Above is a window of Halichoerus grypus chromosome 10, mHalGry1.hap1.1, whole genome shotgun sequence DNA encoding:
- the GZF1 gene encoding GDNF-inducible zinc finger protein 1 isoform X1 encodes the protein MESGAVLLESKSSPFNLLHEMHQLRLLGHLCDVTVSVEYQGVREEFMAHKAVLAATSKFFKEMFLNEKTVDGTRTNVYLNEVQVVDFASFLEFVYTAKVQVEEDRVQRMLEMAEKLKCLDLSETCFQLKKQMLESVLLELQNFSESQEAEGSSGSQAAVAPDPRASPPGDSPLPNGLGDSSDPLVETISNGVLPDVPPRKSKEKPDKKKDAVKPPYPKIRRASGRLAGRKVFVEIPKKKYTRRLREQQKSAEDDMGDARGPQDPDPEAIGAEMEPVPKREECGVGVGVEAAQVLPKAGGREDAGRGEGEDDDDEDEEGEKRKSNFKCTICEKAFLYEKSFLKHIRHHHGVATEVVHRCDTCGQTFANRCNLKSHQRHVHSSERHFPCELCGKKFKRKKDVKRHVVQVHEGGGERHQCQQCGKGLSSKTALRLHERTHTGHKPYGCTECEAKFSQPSALKTHMRIHTGEKPFVCDECGARFTQNHMLIYHKRCHTGERPFMCETCGKSFASKEYLKHHNRIHTGSKPFKCEVCFRTFAQRNSLYQHIKVHTGERPYCCDQCGKQFTQLNALQRHHRIHTGEKPFMCNACGRTFTDKSTLRRHTSIHDKNTPWKSFLVIVDGSPKNDDAHKTEQPDEEYTPSKLSDKLLSFAENGHFHNLTTVQGSVPTVHEDSSADTACKSDDCVVSQDTLLATTISELSELTPQTDPMPAQLHALTDME
- the GZF1 gene encoding GDNF-inducible zinc finger protein 1 isoform X2, coding for MESGAVLLESKSSPFNLLHEMHQLRLLGHLCDVTVSVEYQGVREEFMAHKAVLAATSKFFKEMFLNEKTVDGTRTNVYLNEVQVVDFASFLEFVYTAKVQVEEDRVQRMLEMAEKLKCLDLSETCFQLKKQMLESVLLELQNFSESQEAEGSSGSQAAVAPDPRASPPGDSPLPNGLGDSSDPLVETISNGVLPDVPPRKSKEKPDKKKDAVKPPYPKIRRASGRLAGRKVFVEIPKKKYTRRLREQQKSAEDDMGDARGPQDPDPEAIGAEMEPVPKREECGVGVGVEAAQVLPKAGGREDAGRGEGEDDDDEDEEGEKRKSNFKCTICEKAFLYEKSFLKHIRHHHGVATEVVHRCDTCGQTFANRCNLKSHQRHVHSSERHFPCELCGKKFKRKKDVKRHVVQVHEGGGERHQCQQCGKGLSSKTALRLHERTHTGHKPYGCTECEAKFSQPSALKTHMRIHTGEKPFVCDECGARFTQNHMLIYHKRCHTGERPFMCETCGKSFASKEYLKHHNRIHTGSKPFKCEVCFRTFAQRNSLYQHIKVHTGERPYCCDQCGKQFTQLNALQRHHRIHTGEKPFMCNACGRTFTDKSTLRRHTSMAHPRMMMRTRLSSRMKNIRHPNFQINCCLLQKMATFTTSPQSKAVYPRFTRTVLQTRPASRTIAWCLRTRCWPPPSVSLAS